In Tachypleus tridentatus isolate NWPU-2018 chromosome 7, ASM421037v1, whole genome shotgun sequence, a genomic segment contains:
- the LOC143257139 gene encoding uncharacterized protein LOC143257139 isoform X3 yields the protein MIIPAPDDAVSLDPKARAKDRALPDIPLPVTTRSSTSESNPDSLADNPSDCYATVTKEILNPVKPKNHRRNKPKAPKPPGMNELTVSITSESDGRPHSAPMTPASFENASKEFLRPSSLVQVVNVSESNINCSQVSSVRYSLLQRYTELDNRNTGVNHSQSVSSKGPTQPEFNVREPSTSEEPYGDAIDLEGFLTSQPAGSFLSVEAEGRSRNPSTAGQAVAGQIPSAEIPYMTPPLQHSPLRTNMEGDGEISSGNKDTPYNMISVREPLAKVREETLKLQLRQQPRTSSNQVSGSQSSEGHYMVVPDEEEMYEEIDPGSSQHSERSSSMYASIESERRQLPPAPPTVESLKCVAQAHSRQASYTSATSFEISEMMGTAEDDTNQLMKDLSGLYSVVDKAGKQRQTIHVAEGVSFLSNSKDEPHTVEEMYAKVHKKRHGSSSSASGIEEIGRYSFSSSVDVFAPPVPP from the exons AGCCAAAGATCGAGCCTTGCCTGACATCCCTCTGCCAGTTACTACCCGCAGCTCAACAAGTGAATCAAACCCTGATTCTCTGGCTGACAATCCTTCTGATTGCTATGCAACTGTTACCAAGGAGATTCTCAATCCAGTTAAACCTAAAAATCATCGACGAAATAAACCCAAAGCTCCAAAACCTCCTGGCATGAATGAATTAACAGTTTCT ATCACATCTGAATCTGATGGCAGGCCTCACTCTGCACCAATGACACCAGCCAGTTTTGAAAATGCCTCTAAAGAGTTTCTTCGACCTTCAAGTTTAGTACAAGTTGTGAATGTGTCAGAATCAAATATTAACTGCTCACAAGTTTCATCTGTTCGCTACTCTTTGCTTCAACGATACACAGAGCTTGATAATCGAAATACTGGAGTCAATCATTCTCAGTCAGTTTCATCAAAGGGACCCACCCAACCAGAATTCAATGTCCGTGAACCATCTACTTCAGAGGAACCTTATGGAGATGCTATAGACTTGGAAGGTTTCTTGACATCTCAGCCTGCTG GTTCATTTCTCTCTGTGGAGGCTGAAGGACGAAGCAGAAACCCTTCTACAGCAGGTCAAGCTGTTGCTGGCCAAATACCTTCAGCCGAGATTCCATACATGACCCCTCCATTACAGCACTCACCATTAAGGACTAACATGGAAGGTGATGGAGAAATCTCTTCAG GAAATAAAGACACGCCATACAACATGATCAGCGTACGTGAGCCCTTAGCTAAAGTAAGGGAAGAAACTTTGAAACTCCAACTAAGACAGCAGCCAAGAACTTCCAGTAATCAG GTTTCAGGAAGTCAATCAAGTGAAGGTCATTATATGGTGGTTCCTGATGAAGAAGAAATGTATGAAGAAATTGATCCTGGCTCTAGTCAGCACTCTGAGAGATCTTCTTCTATGTATGCCTCAATTGAATCAGAGAGACGCCAACTTCCTCCAGCCCCCCCGACTGTAGAAAGTTTGAAGTGTGTTGCCCAGGCTCACTCTAGACAAG CTTCCTATACTTCTGCAACTTCCTTTGAAATTAGTGAGATGATGGGAACAGCAGAAGACGATACCAACCAACTAATGAAAGACTTGTCTGGCCTTTACTCAGTAGTTGATAAAGCGGGAAAGCAGCGTCAAACCATTCATGTAGCTGAAGGAGTGAGCTTTCTTTCAAATTCTAAGGATGAACCACACACTGTTGAAGAAATGTATGCCAAAGTTCATAAGAAGAGGCATGGCTCATCTTCAAGTGCATCAGGTATTGAAGAAATTGGAAGATATTCTTTTTCCTCTTCAGTGGATGTGTTTGCTCCTCCTGTTCCCCCTTAA
- the LOC143257850 gene encoding uncharacterized protein LOC143257850, producing the protein MTERIVIQDMNLYQSVKDKKYASDDPGYESVKDKKYASDDPGYESVKDKKYASDDPGYESVKDKKYASDDPGYESVKDKKYASDDPGYESVKDKKYASDDLGYESVKDKKYAFDDPGYELVKDKKYASNDPGYERVKGDLHDLAYANVTQQVVGGNPVNGFTWESTGNSITHMPQDRNIRHHGYESLKELHRNDSDATESYYEKVKPRGYDSNSEFGDPDYEPVRRHENEHTDPNYEKIQRLARAESDVTDPGYECVKRPPLPPLNAATSCEPPYEIVHRVDSDVSEPGYESVHSQNHGKHKSTSGHVEEFFNYLIDPNSQVQELTFTYQDHQMVKYMHSNTPNRSDDSEEFYETIPSKDCPESHVLETVSQVTNYNPEENRDSEM; encoded by the exons ATGACGGAGAGGATAGTGATCCAGGATATGAACCT CTATCAGTCAGTAAAAGATAAGAAGTATGCATCTGATGATCCGGGCTATGAGTCGGTAAAAGATAAGAAGTATGCATCTGATGATCCGGGCTATGAGTCAGTAAAAGATAAGAAGTATGCATCTGATGATCCGGGCTATGAGTCAGTAAAAGATAAGAAGTATGCATCTGATGATCCGGGCTATGAGTCAGTAAAAGATAAGAAGTATGCATCTGATGATCCGGGCTATGAGTCAGTAAAAGATAAGAAGTATGCATCTGATGATCTGGGCTATGAGTCAGTAAAAGATAAGAAGTATGCATTTGATGATCCGGGCTATGAATTGGTAAAAGATAAGAAGTATGCATCCAATGATCCTGGTTATGAACGTGTTAAAGGAGACTTGCATGATTTAGCATATGCAAATGTTACTCAACAAGTTGTAGGAGGCAATCCTGTAAATGGTTTTACATGGGAGAGTACAGGTAACAGTATCACACACATGCCACAAGACCGAAATATAAGACATCATGGATATGAAAGTCTGAAGGAACTTCACAGAAATGATTCTGATGCAACAGAATCGTATTATGAGAAAGTAAAACCAAGAGGGTATGATAGTAACAGCGAGTTTGGTGATCCAGACTATGAGCCTGTTAGAAGACACGAGAATGAACATACAGACCCTAATTATGAAAAGATTCAGAGGTTAGCACGAGCAGAAAGTGATGTCACTGATCCTGGTTATGAATGTGTTAAGAGACCTCCATTGCCTCCTTTAAATGCAGCAACCTCTTGTGAACCACCTTATGAAATTGTTCACAGAGTAGATAGTGATGTAAGTGAACCAGGATACGAGAGCGTACATAGTCAGAATCATGGAAAACACAAAAGTACCTCAGGCCATGTGGAAGagttttttaattacttaattgACCCTAACAGTCAAGTTCAAGAACTAACATTTACATATCAAGATCATCAGATGGTGAAATATATGCATAGTAATACTCCAAACCGCAGTGATGACAGCGAAGAATTTTATGAAACCATACCCTCAAAGGATTGCCCAGAATCTCATGTGTTAGAAACAGTGTCTCAAGTGACCAATTACAATCCAGAAGAAAATAGGGACAGCGAAATGTAG